In a single window of the Ancylobacter polymorphus genome:
- a CDS encoding ArsR/SmtB family transcription factor codes for MAMNIHEVPTEADEVLALRLRALAHPARLAIVRALAQTGRCQCGQIVRGLTLAQSTVSQHLKVLKEAGLITGTIEGPRSCYCLDRATVQALADDLLPLLARLAAPAEATTAFGETDAPGNPDPRDGALA; via the coding sequence ATGGCCATGAACATTCATGAGGTGCCGACCGAGGCGGACGAGGTGCTGGCGCTGCGCCTGCGCGCGCTGGCGCATCCGGCGCGGCTGGCCATCGTCCGGGCGCTGGCGCAGACCGGGCGCTGCCAGTGCGGGCAGATCGTGCGCGGGCTCACTTTGGCCCAATCCACCGTCTCCCAGCATCTCAAGGTGCTGAAGGAGGCCGGGCTGATCACCGGCACCATCGAAGGGCCGCGCTCCTGCTACTGCCTCGACCGCGCCACGGTGCAGGCGCTGGCCGACGATCTGCTGCCGCTGCTGGCGCGGCTCGCGGCCCCGGCGGAAGCGACCACGGCATTCGGCGAGACCGACGCGCCCGGCAACCCTGATCCGCGCGACGGCGCTCTGGCCTGA
- a CDS encoding AEC family transporter: MTPIIQDIFSIFFVLALGYVAGKRSSFDQAQASGFNHLVLTYCLPALLFVSIANSSRGALFSDTRLLSISVIVLLFWYFVAFAGALLVFGHDRREAGIAGLSAGAPTVGFLGMAVLSPLFGGTAALSVAIVALVVNVILVPLGMFFVAPKGTKPAAALIKAAKEPVVLAPMIAVALVLAGVRMPEFFQAPLALIGHATSGVAVFAAGLVLSAHKFQLNTEVLWNSLVKVGLMPASMLALAVMTGVSPTHLEQVVLLAALPPAFSGIVIAGREQTYVGLASSTLIVSVIGFAVAAPLWTALARHFAG; encoded by the coding sequence GTGACCCCGATCATCCAGGATATCTTCTCCATCTTCTTCGTTCTCGCTCTTGGATATGTCGCGGGAAAACGCTCCAGCTTCGATCAGGCCCAGGCGTCCGGCTTCAATCATCTGGTACTCACCTACTGCCTGCCCGCGCTGCTCTTCGTCTCCATCGCCAATTCCTCGCGCGGGGCGCTGTTCTCCGACACGCGGCTGCTGTCGATCTCCGTAATCGTGCTGCTGTTCTGGTACTTCGTCGCCTTTGCCGGGGCGCTGCTCGTTTTCGGTCATGACCGGCGCGAAGCGGGCATCGCCGGCCTCAGTGCCGGCGCACCGACCGTCGGCTTTCTCGGCATGGCGGTGCTCTCGCCGCTGTTCGGCGGCACGGCGGCGCTCAGCGTCGCCATCGTCGCGCTGGTGGTGAACGTTATTCTCGTGCCGCTCGGCATGTTCTTCGTCGCGCCCAAGGGCACCAAGCCGGCGGCGGCATTGATCAAGGCGGCGAAGGAGCCGGTGGTGCTGGCGCCGATGATCGCCGTAGCGCTGGTGCTGGCCGGCGTACGCATGCCCGAGTTCTTCCAGGCGCCGCTGGCGCTGATCGGCCACGCCACCTCAGGCGTCGCCGTCTTTGCCGCCGGGCTGGTGCTGTCGGCGCACAAGTTCCAGCTCAATACGGAAGTGCTGTGGAATTCGCTGGTCAAGGTCGGGCTGATGCCGGCCTCGATGCTGGCCCTTGCGGTGATGACGGGTGTCAGCCCCACCCATCTCGAACAGGTGGTGCTGCTGGCCGCGCTGCCGCCGGCCTTCTCCGGCATCGTCATCGCCGGGCGCGAGCAGACCTATGTCGGCCTCGCATCCTCGACGCTGATCGTCAGCGTGATCGGCTTCGCCGTCGCCGCGCCGCTATGGACCGCGCTGGCGCGCCATTTCGCGGGGTGA
- the cysS gene encoding cysteine--tRNA ligase, whose translation MSGIQALPELKLYNTLSRTKEVFTPLDPAKVRMYVCGPTVYDFAHIGNARPVIVFDLLYRLLRHLYGADHVKYVRNITDVDDKINARAAAEHPGLDLNEAIAKVTFTTEAQFHDDLEALGVLHPDVEPRATEHIAEMRQLIERLVASGHAYVAEDHVLFSVPSMPDYGKLSNRPLDDMLAGARVDVAPYKQDAMDFVLWKPSKPGEPGWPSPAGISVPGRPGWHIECSAMSWKHLGETFDIHGGGIDLVFPHHENEVAQSRCAFHSGLMAKVWMHNGFLQVEGEKMSKSLGNFITIRQLLADWPGPVLRLNMLKTHYRQPIDWTVKGLEESAKTLEQWFDAAAPDAYPRPAPAVLEALADDLNTPKAIAEMHALRDHAGKKALAGTLAFLGFEPGPLEAWAAARVPALAIAPEEVEARIAERIVARQNRDWAASDRIRDELLALGVALKDNKDGTTSWEPKR comes from the coding sequence ATGTCGGGCATACAGGCGCTTCCCGAGCTGAAGCTCTACAACACGCTCTCGCGGACCAAGGAGGTTTTCACGCCTCTCGATCCCGCCAAGGTGCGCATGTATGTCTGTGGTCCGACGGTCTACGACTTCGCCCATATCGGCAATGCGCGCCCGGTGATCGTGTTCGATCTGCTCTACCGGCTGCTGCGCCACCTCTATGGCGCCGACCACGTCAAATATGTGCGCAACATCACCGACGTGGACGACAAGATCAACGCGCGCGCGGCGGCGGAACATCCCGGGCTCGACCTCAATGAGGCGATCGCCAAGGTAACGTTCACCACCGAGGCGCAGTTCCATGACGACCTCGAAGCGCTCGGCGTGCTGCACCCCGATGTAGAGCCGCGCGCGACCGAGCACATCGCCGAGATGCGCCAGCTGATCGAGAGGCTGGTGGCCTCCGGCCATGCCTATGTCGCCGAGGACCATGTGCTGTTCTCGGTGCCGTCCATGCCCGATTACGGCAAGCTCTCCAACCGGCCGCTGGACGACATGCTCGCCGGCGCGCGGGTGGATGTAGCGCCCTATAAGCAGGACGCGATGGACTTCGTGCTGTGGAAGCCTTCCAAGCCGGGCGAACCGGGCTGGCCCTCGCCGGCGGGCATTTCGGTCCCCGGCCGGCCGGGCTGGCACATCGAGTGCTCGGCCATGAGCTGGAAGCATCTCGGCGAGACCTTCGACATTCATGGCGGCGGCATCGATCTCGTCTTCCCGCACCATGAGAACGAGGTGGCGCAGTCGCGCTGCGCCTTCCATTCCGGGCTGATGGCCAAGGTGTGGATGCATAACGGCTTCCTGCAGGTGGAAGGCGAGAAGATGTCGAAATCGCTCGGCAACTTCATCACCATCCGACAGCTGCTCGCCGATTGGCCCGGCCCGGTGCTGCGGCTCAACATGCTGAAGACCCATTACCGCCAGCCGATCGACTGGACGGTGAAGGGGCTGGAGGAGAGCGCCAAGACGCTGGAGCAGTGGTTCGACGCCGCCGCGCCCGACGCCTATCCGCGCCCGGCGCCTGCGGTGCTGGAGGCGCTGGCGGACGATCTCAACACGCCCAAGGCGATCGCCGAGATGCACGCGCTGCGCGACCATGCCGGCAAGAAGGCGCTGGCGGGCACGCTGGCCTTTCTCGGCTTCGAGCCCGGCCCGTTGGAAGCGTGGGCGGCGGCCCGCGTGCCGGCGCTGGCCATTGCGCCGGAAGAGGTGGAAGCGCGCATCGCCGAGCGCATCGTCGCCCGGCAGAACCGCGACTGGGCGGCGTCCGACCGCATCCGCGACGAGCTTCTGGCGCTCGGCGTGGCGCTGAAGGACAACAAGGACGGCACCACGAGCTGGGAGCCGAAGCGGTGA
- a CDS encoding GNAT family N-acetyltransferase has translation MGAEAVSGANRPPAAALRPALPGDLPVLAAIAEAAILELTGEDYDSDQQEAWAAAASDVEALAARLKDHLTLVATRDGEPVGFIALADNKLVDMLYVRPDVAGEGVGALLYDAIERLAGARGAKSLTVDASDTALDFFSKRGFQPKQRNTLSLGGVWLANTTMEKLLAAPEGPVH, from the coding sequence CTGGGAGCCGAAGCGGTGAGCGGCGCCAACCGGCCCCCCGCCGCCGCGCTTCGCCCGGCGCTGCCGGGCGACCTGCCGGTGCTCGCCGCCATCGCCGAGGCGGCGATCCTCGAACTGACGGGCGAGGATTACGACAGCGACCAGCAGGAAGCCTGGGCGGCGGCGGCGTCCGACGTGGAGGCGCTGGCGGCGCGGCTGAAGGACCACCTCACCCTCGTCGCCACCCGCGACGGCGAGCCGGTGGGCTTCATCGCGCTGGCCGACAACAAGCTCGTCGACATGCTCTATGTCCGGCCTGATGTGGCGGGGGAGGGCGTCGGCGCGCTGCTCTATGACGCCATCGAGCGGCTGGCCGGCGCGCGCGGGGCGAAAAGCCTCACGGTCGACGCCAGCGACACCGCGCTCGACTTCTTCAGCAAGCGCGGCTTCCAGCCCAAACAGCGCAATACGCTCTCGCTCGGCGGGGTGTGGCTGGCCAATACGACGATGGAAAAGCTGCTGGCGGCGCCGGAAGGCCCGGTGCACTGA
- a CDS encoding nitrilase-related carbon-nitrogen hydrolase, with amino-acid sequence MSSTLSSAPADQLLIAIAQLNPVAGDIAGNVRRVREARALAGGQGAELLVFPELFLSGGLPRDRAPDLIAACRRAVEELARETGEDGPALLIGAPWDEGGRLYNAALLLEGGAVAASRFKVELPEGGAERCVFTPGPMPGPMAFRGVRLGVPVGDDIAAPDVAECLMETGAEILLVPSASAYQRDAQDARLNRVVARVVESGLPLAFVNGLGGQGEVVFDGSSFVLNADRALAVQLPNFQERVRITRWERWADGWRCEEGARAPLLAGDEADYAAGVLSLRDRVEKSGVRGAVLALSADLASALALVTAVDALGPERVRAVALSSDAPSAEAFTDAAALAGALGVRVDRVPLDPAVAALEALLTPLVGPAEADAAAALASGVGGALLTALADRLGARVVTHGGALSQFDATRRHALAALRNRWKPAGALGPEGPVIPARLLAATDAEPAGADGPPSA; translated from the coding sequence ATGTCCAGCACGCTCTCCTCCGCGCCCGCCGACCAGTTGCTCATTGCGATTGCCCAGCTCAACCCCGTGGCCGGCGATATCGCCGGCAATGTGCGGCGCGTGCGCGAGGCGCGGGCCTTAGCGGGCGGGCAGGGGGCCGAGTTGCTGGTGTTCCCCGAACTGTTCCTTTCCGGCGGCCTGCCCAGGGACCGCGCGCCGGACCTCATCGCCGCCTGCCGGCGCGCGGTGGAGGAACTGGCCCGCGAGACCGGCGAGGACGGGCCGGCGCTGCTGATCGGCGCGCCGTGGGACGAGGGCGGCCGGCTGTACAATGCCGCTCTGCTGCTCGAAGGCGGCGCGGTGGCGGCGAGCCGCTTCAAGGTGGAACTGCCTGAGGGCGGCGCTGAACGGTGCGTGTTCACCCCCGGCCCGATGCCGGGGCCGATGGCGTTTCGCGGCGTGCGGCTCGGCGTGCCGGTGGGCGACGACATCGCCGCACCCGACGTGGCCGAATGCCTGATGGAGACGGGCGCGGAAATCCTGCTGGTGCCGAGCGCCTCAGCTTATCAACGCGACGCGCAGGACGCGCGGCTGAACCGCGTCGTGGCGCGGGTGGTGGAAAGCGGGCTGCCGCTGGCCTTCGTCAATGGGCTGGGCGGGCAGGGTGAGGTCGTGTTCGACGGCAGCTCCTTCGTGCTCAATGCCGACCGCGCGCTGGCGGTGCAACTGCCGAACTTCCAGGAGCGGGTGCGCATCACCCGCTGGGAGCGCTGGGCCGATGGCTGGCGCTGCGAGGAGGGCGCGCGGGCCCCGCTGCTGGCCGGCGACGAGGCGGATTATGCCGCCGGCGTGCTGAGCCTTCGCGACCGCGTGGAAAAGAGCGGCGTGCGCGGGGCGGTGCTGGCCCTGTCCGCCGATCTCGCTTCCGCGCTGGCGCTGGTGACGGCGGTGGACGCGCTGGGGCCGGAGCGGGTGCGCGCGGTGGCGCTGTCGTCTGACGCCCCCTCGGCGGAAGCCTTCACGGACGCGGCGGCCCTCGCCGGGGCGCTGGGCGTACGCGTCGACCGCGTGCCGCTCGACCCGGCGGTGGCAGCGCTGGAGGCGTTGCTGACGCCGCTCGTCGGCCCCGCCGAGGCGGATGCGGCCGCCGCGCTGGCGTCCGGCGTGGGCGGCGCGCTGCTCACCGCTCTGGCGGACCGGCTCGGCGCGCGCGTGGTGACGCACGGCGGCGCCCTGAGCCAGTTTGACGCCACCCGGCGGCATGCCCTTGCGGCGCTGCGCAACCGCTGGAAGCCGGCCGGGGCGCTCGGCCCGGAGGGGCCGGTTATTCCGGCGCGGCTGCTTGCCGCGACCGACGCGGAACCGGCGGGGGCGGACGGCCCGCCCTCGGCCTGA
- a CDS encoding DUF2865 domain-containing protein, with translation MFRRPRFAVRLLVAAALMAPAGLAVAQNYPPGSVGGGYDGGGGYDGGDRSTCIRLEGQLAGLDRGQGGGQPDYGAAIAQQQQDIANLSAQVRQLGCDKRGFLIFQPQLPPQCESLNRRLTQARSTLDRTMMQARGQQSGNDEQRRQLIYALAQNNCGPQYQAALGQGGGGGGNYGNANRRPRNFIEQLFGVPAEETGPLDVQPLEMPKVSTYRTVCVRTCDGFFFPISFAATPAKFGSDEAQCQRQCPGTEARLFAYRNPGEDINQAVGINGQPYMSLPTALLFKKEYVAACSCRPAGMSWAQALSGADDPTLRKGDIVVTEDASREMSQPRPAAPPATKKP, from the coding sequence ATGTTCCGCCGTCCCCGCTTCGCCGTCCGCCTCCTCGTCGCCGCGGCCCTCATGGCTCCGGCCGGCCTCGCGGTCGCGCAGAACTATCCGCCCGGCAGCGTCGGCGGGGGCTATGACGGCGGCGGTGGCTATGATGGCGGCGACCGCTCGACCTGCATCCGGCTGGAAGGCCAGCTCGCCGGGCTCGATCGCGGCCAGGGTGGCGGCCAGCCCGATTACGGCGCCGCCATCGCCCAGCAGCAGCAGGACATCGCCAACCTGTCCGCGCAGGTCCGCCAGCTCGGCTGCGACAAGCGCGGCTTCCTCATTTTCCAGCCGCAGCTGCCGCCCCAGTGCGAATCGCTCAACCGGCGCCTCACCCAGGCCCGCTCGACGCTCGACCGCACCATGATGCAGGCGCGCGGCCAGCAGAGCGGCAATGACGAGCAGCGCCGCCAGCTCATCTACGCCCTCGCCCAGAACAATTGCGGCCCGCAATATCAGGCCGCGCTCGGCCAGGGTGGCGGCGGCGGTGGAAACTACGGCAACGCCAATCGCCGCCCGCGCAATTTCATCGAGCAGCTGTTCGGCGTGCCGGCGGAAGAAACCGGCCCGCTCGACGTGCAACCGCTGGAAATGCCGAAGGTCTCGACCTACCGCACCGTGTGCGTGCGGACCTGCGACGGCTTCTTCTTCCCGATATCCTTTGCCGCCACCCCGGCCAAGTTCGGCTCGGACGAGGCGCAGTGCCAGCGCCAGTGCCCCGGCACCGAGGCGCGGCTGTTCGCCTATCGCAACCCCGGCGAGGACATCAACCAGGCGGTCGGCATCAACGGCCAGCCCTATATGTCGCTGCCCACCGCGCTGCTGTTCAAGAAGGAATATGTCGCCGCCTGCTCCTGCCGCCCCGCCGGGATGAGCTGGGCGCAGGCGCTGTCCGGCGCGGACGATCCGACCTTGCGCAAGGGCGACATCGTCGTGACCGAGGATGCCTCGCGCGAAATGTCCCAGCCGCGCCCGGCCGCCCCGCCCGCGACCAAGAAGCCCTGA
- a CDS encoding CreA family protein, whose protein sequence is MIRAPRLSVFRSAALAALALAAGLAVAPVQAQEPDLIFRKSTVWKFLTPDDKLATYGIDDPVVDGVACHYTVPERGGVKGMLGVAEEVSDISIACRQIGPISFKRKFEQGDVVYRESRSLIFKKMQIVRGCDTKRNVLVYLVYSDKLIEGSPKNSTSTVPIMPWGATNEAPRCADFLS, encoded by the coding sequence ATGATCCGCGCCCCCCGCCTTTCCGTCTTCCGCAGCGCTGCCCTTGCCGCCCTGGCGCTGGCCGCCGGCCTCGCCGTCGCGCCCGTACAGGCGCAGGAGCCGGACCTGATCTTCCGCAAGTCGACCGTGTGGAAGTTCCTCACCCCCGACGACAAGCTCGCGACCTATGGCATCGACGATCCCGTGGTCGATGGCGTCGCCTGCCACTACACCGTGCCCGAGCGCGGCGGGGTGAAGGGCATGCTCGGGGTGGCAGAGGAGGTGTCGGACATTTCCATCGCCTGCCGGCAGATCGGCCCGATCAGCTTCAAGCGCAAGTTCGAGCAGGGCGATGTGGTCTATCGCGAGAGCCGCTCGCTGATCTTCAAGAAGATGCAGATCGTGCGCGGCTGCGACACCAAGCGCAATGTGCTGGTCTATCTCGTCTATTCCGACAAGCTGATCGAGGGCAGCCCTAAGAACTCGACCTCGACCGTCCCCATCATGCCGTGGGGCGCGACCAATGAGGCGCCCAGATGCGCGGATTTTCTCAGCTGA
- a CDS encoding glutamate--tRNA ligase → MSQTAPHTPPVLRFAPSPTGLLHVGNARTALYNALYARQWGGTFILRYDDTDTARSTAEFAEAIAQDVAWLGLSPDRVEHQSRRLARYDEAVARLKAQGRLYPAYESEEELEAMRQSRRRRGLPPVYDRAALKLTDADRAAREAEGRRPHWRFRLDGRQVVWDDLVRGRQGVDTATLSDPVLVREDGSYLYTLTSVVDDIDMGVTHVVRGEDHVTNTGVQIEIIEALGGFVPRFGHHNLLVLPSGEGLSKRLGHLSLRALREEGEEALAVASLAVLTGTSLAVEPVASLEALAGKIDFAKISRAPARFDPTELSALTAATLHHLPFEAVADRLAALGVGGGEAFWRAVRGNLARLAEAADWWRVVEGPLAPVTAPEDADFLIQAAALLPEEWGGDVYPRWIAALKPASGRTGRALFHPLRLALTGRESGPEMKALLPLIGRDKAAARLRGESA, encoded by the coding sequence ATGTCCCAGACCGCTCCCCACACCCCGCCCGTCCTGCGCTTCGCGCCTTCGCCCACCGGCCTGCTGCATGTCGGCAACGCCCGGACGGCGCTGTACAACGCCCTCTATGCGCGGCAATGGGGCGGGACCTTCATCCTGCGCTATGACGATACCGATACCGCCCGTTCGACGGCGGAATTCGCCGAGGCGATCGCGCAGGATGTCGCCTGGCTAGGTCTTTCCCCGGACCGGGTGGAGCACCAGTCGCGGCGGCTCGCGCGCTATGACGAGGCGGTGGCGCGGCTGAAGGCGCAGGGCCGGCTCTACCCCGCCTATGAGAGCGAGGAAGAACTGGAGGCGATGCGCCAGTCGCGGCGCCGGCGCGGGCTGCCGCCGGTCTATGACCGCGCGGCGCTGAAGCTCACCGACGCCGACCGCGCCGCGCGCGAGGCCGAGGGCCGCCGCCCGCATTGGCGCTTCCGCCTCGATGGCCGGCAGGTGGTGTGGGACGATCTGGTGCGCGGGCGGCAGGGCGTCGACACCGCCACCCTTTCCGACCCCGTGCTGGTGCGCGAGGACGGGTCCTATCTCTACACGCTGACCTCGGTGGTCGACGATATCGACATGGGCGTGACCCATGTGGTGCGCGGCGAGGACCACGTGACCAATACCGGTGTGCAGATCGAGATCATCGAGGCGCTGGGCGGGTTTGTGCCGCGCTTCGGTCACCACAATCTGCTCGTCCTGCCGAGCGGGGAGGGGCTTTCCAAGCGGCTGGGCCATCTCTCGCTGCGGGCGCTGCGCGAGGAGGGCGAGGAGGCCCTCGCCGTGGCGAGCCTCGCCGTGCTCACCGGCACCTCGCTGGCGGTGGAGCCGGTGGCCTCGCTGGAGGCGCTGGCGGGCAAGATCGACTTCGCCAAGATTTCCCGCGCTCCGGCGCGCTTCGACCCGACCGAGCTTTCCGCGCTCACCGCCGCGACGTTGCACCATCTGCCGTTCGAGGCCGTGGCCGACCGGCTGGCGGCACTCGGCGTCGGCGGCGGCGAGGCCTTCTGGCGGGCGGTGCGCGGCAATCTCGCCCGCCTCGCGGAGGCCGCCGACTGGTGGCGCGTGGTCGAGGGGCCGCTGGCGCCGGTGACAGCCCCGGAGGATGCCGATTTCCTCATTCAGGCGGCGGCGCTGCTGCCGGAGGAATGGGGCGGAGATGTCTATCCGCGCTGGATCGCGGCGCTGAAGCCGGCGAGCGGGCGCACGGGGCGGGCGCTGTTCCACCCGCTGCGCCTCGCCCTCACCGGGCGCGAGAGCGGGCCGGAAATGAAGGCGCTGCTGCCGCTGATCGGCCGCGACAAGGCGGCGGCGCGGCTGCGGGGCGAGAGCGCCTAG
- a CDS encoding TIGR00730 family Rossman fold protein — MVAMTKIKSICVYCGAATGADAVYLDTAIALGRLLAAEGIRLVYGGGGVGLMGATARACAEAGGRVTGIIPDFLIGKEQAFDHAHELIVTKDMHERKRLMFERADAFIALPGGIGTLEELIEQLTWVQLNRHAKPVMVLNVANFWDPLLTLLDHMQATGFVNVARPVKLLVAHNVRAVLPKLHGAVAHLGEGELHGAAEERVLDRM; from the coding sequence ATGGTGGCTATGACAAAGATTAAGAGCATTTGCGTCTATTGCGGCGCGGCCACCGGGGCCGATGCCGTCTATCTCGACACCGCGATCGCCCTCGGGCGCCTGCTTGCCGCCGAGGGCATCCGCCTCGTCTATGGCGGGGGCGGCGTCGGCCTGATGGGCGCCACCGCCCGCGCCTGCGCGGAAGCCGGCGGGCGGGTGACCGGCATCATCCCGGATTTCCTGATCGGCAAGGAGCAGGCCTTCGACCATGCCCACGAACTGATCGTCACCAAGGACATGCATGAGCGCAAGCGGCTGATGTTCGAGCGGGCGGACGCCTTCATCGCCCTGCCCGGCGGCATCGGCACGCTGGAAGAGCTGATCGAACAGCTCACCTGGGTGCAGCTCAACCGCCACGCCAAGCCGGTGATGGTGCTGAACGTCGCCAATTTCTGGGACCCGCTGCTCACCCTGCTCGACCACATGCAGGCCACCGGCTTCGTCAATGTCGCCCGGCCGGTCAAGCTGCTGGTGGCGCATAATGTGCGCGCGGTGCTGCCGAAGCTGCACGGCGCCGTCGCCCATCTCGGCGAGGGCGAGCTGCACGGCGCGGCCGAGGAGCGCGTGCTCGACCGGATGTGA
- a CDS encoding ABCB family ABC transporter ATP-binding protein/permease — MSAAQGVPAVARPSKASEIHPRGSLLIALKGLWPYLWPADRADLRARVVWGLLLLVLAKIATLSTPFFFKWATDAVAEGEGARISTDAIAWLVAGPLMLTLAYGFSRIVMAGLTQWRDGLFAKVAIHAVRRLALETFQHMHALSLRFHLERKTGGLTRVLERSREGIETIVRMLVLHLGPTILEFAMVIGVLFWQFDWRYVAATLGMIVGYTVFTFVMTEYRMGIRAAMNESDTEANAKAVDSLLNYETVKYFGAEKWESERYDRSMARYERATVSTHTSLAWLNAGQAAIFTLGLTAVMVLCVLDIRAGRQSVGSFVMVNAMMIQLYQPLNFLGMIYREIKQSLIDIEAMFAILARSPEIRDRPGAPALALAGGTVRFEEVRFSYDPDREILKGVSFEVPAGRTVAIVGPSGAGKSTISRLLYRFYDVNGGRILIDGQDIREVSQQTLRAAIGMVPQDTVLFNDTLGYNIRYGRAGASEEEVVRAAELAQIDGFVRRTPKGYATEVGERGLKLSGGEKQRVAIARTILKDPPILILDEATSALDSHTEREIQDALERVSRGRTTLVIAHRLSTVVGADEIIVLEHGRIAERGTHGELMDRGGLYHSMWERQREAERARETLKEAEAEEVDAPDTALA; from the coding sequence ATGTCCGCTGCCCAGGGCGTCCCCGCCGTCGCCCGCCCGTCCAAAGCCTCCGAGATCCATCCGCGCGGCAGCCTGCTGATCGCGCTCAAGGGGCTGTGGCCCTATCTCTGGCCCGCCGACCGCGCCGATCTGCGCGCCCGCGTCGTCTGGGGCCTGTTGCTGCTGGTGCTCGCCAAGATCGCCACCCTGTCCACGCCCTTCTTCTTCAAATGGGCGACGGACGCGGTGGCGGAGGGCGAGGGCGCGCGCATCTCCACCGACGCCATCGCCTGGCTGGTCGCCGGGCCGCTGATGCTGACGCTGGCCTATGGCTTCTCGCGCATCGTCATGGCCGGGCTCACCCAGTGGCGCGACGGCTTGTTCGCTAAAGTGGCAATCCACGCGGTGCGGCGGCTGGCGCTGGAGACCTTCCAGCACATGCACGCACTGTCCCTGCGCTTCCATCTGGAGCGCAAGACCGGCGGCCTGACCCGCGTGCTGGAGCGCTCGCGCGAGGGCATTGAGACCATTGTGCGCATGCTGGTGCTGCATCTCGGCCCCACCATTCTCGAATTCGCGATGGTGATCGGCGTGCTGTTCTGGCAGTTCGACTGGCGCTATGTGGCGGCGACCCTCGGCATGATCGTCGGCTACACCGTCTTCACCTTCGTGATGACGGAGTACCGCATGGGCATCCGCGCGGCGATGAACGAGAGCGACACCGAGGCCAACGCCAAGGCGGTGGACAGCCTGCTCAATTACGAGACGGTGAAGTATTTCGGCGCGGAGAAATGGGAATCCGAGCGCTATGACCGCTCCATGGCCCGCTATGAGCGCGCCACCGTTTCCACCCACACCTCGCTGGCCTGGCTGAATGCCGGGCAGGCGGCGATCTTCACCCTCGGCCTCACCGCCGTGATGGTGCTGTGCGTGCTCGACATCCGCGCCGGGCGGCAGTCGGTCGGGTCCTTCGTCATGGTCAACGCCATGATGATCCAGCTCTACCAGCCGCTGAACTTTCTCGGCATGATCTATCGCGAGATCAAGCAGTCGCTGATCGACATCGAGGCGATGTTCGCCATCCTCGCCCGCTCGCCGGAAATCCGCGACCGGCCCGGCGCGCCGGCGCTGGCGCTGGCCGGCGGCACGGTGCGGTTCGAGGAGGTGCGCTTCTCCTACGATCCCGACCGGGAAATCCTCAAGGGCGTGAGCTTCGAGGTGCCGGCCGGGCGCACCGTGGCCATTGTCGGGCCGTCGGGCGCGGGCAAGTCGACCATCTCCCGCCTGCTGTACCGCTTCTACGACGTGAATGGCGGCCGCATCCTCATCGATGGGCAGGACATTCGCGAGGTGTCGCAGCAGACGCTGCGCGCCGCCATCGGCATGGTGCCGCAGGACACGGTGCTGTTCAACGACACGCTCGGCTACAATATCCGCTATGGCCGCGCCGGTGCCTCGGAAGAGGAGGTGGTGCGCGCGGCGGAACTGGCGCAGATCGACGGCTTCGTGCGCCGCACGCCCAAGGGCTATGCGACGGAAGTGGGCGAGCGCGGGCTGAAGCTCTCCGGCGGCGAGAAGCAACGCGTCGCCATCGCCCGCACCATCCTGAAGGACCCGCCGATCCTCATTCTCGACGAGGCCACCTCGGCGCTCGACAGCCACACCGAGCGCGAGATCCAGGACGCGCTGGAGCGGGTCTCGCGCGGGCGCACCACGCTCGTCATCGCGCACCGCCTCTCCACCGTGGTCGGGGCGGACGAGATCATCGTGCTGGAACATGGCCGCATCGCCGAGCGCGGCACCCATGGCGAACTGATGGACCGGGGCGGGCTCTACCATTCCATGTGGGAGCGCCAGCGCGAGGCCGAGCGCGCCCGCGAGACGCTGAAAGAGGCCGAGGCGGAGGAGGTGGACGCGCCGGACACGGCGCTCGCCTGA